Proteins found in one Pelobates fuscus isolate aPelFus1 chromosome 10, aPelFus1.pri, whole genome shotgun sequence genomic segment:
- the DKK1 gene encoding dickkopf-related protein 1, translating to MCLNALGILLSFLALYGYIWDGASAYVMMTKSNSNSIKNVPAVPAGPPMSYYPVSVSPDSFYDMANKYQPLETLPLYTCTEDDDCAMDEFCHNSRNGNPMVCLACRKRRKRCMRDSMCCMGNYCSNGICLPMEHDHEKIQNPGLLEEAMLDNYNPEHATVDTHTKLTTSPAGMQPFKGNDGDVCLRSSDCAPGLCCARHFWSKICKPVLEEGQVCTKHRRKGSHGLEIFQRCHCGSGLSCKLQKGEFTTVPKTSRLHTCQRH from the exons ATGTGCCTGAACGCTCTAGGGATCCTGCTGTCCTTCCTGGCTCTGTATGGTTACATATGGGATGGAGCATCTGCTTATGTTATGATGACCAAGTCCAACTCAAATTCCATTAAGAACGTGCCGGCTGTACCAGCAGGTCCACCAATGAGTTACTACCCAGTCAGTGTCAGTCCGGACTCCTTCTATGACATGGCTAACAAGTACCAACCTCTTGAAACTCTACCG CTCTATACCTGCACGGAGGATGATGACTGCGCTATGGATGAATTCTGTCACAACTCCAGGAATGGGAATCCCATGGTGTGCCTGGCCTGCAGAAAGCGCAGGAAGCGCTGTATGAGAGACTCCATGTGCTGCATGGGCAATTACTGCAGTAATG GGATCTGTTTACCCATGGAGCATGATCATGAAAAGATTCAAAATCCAGGATTATTGGAAGAAGCCATGCTTGACAATTATAACCCTGAACATGCTACAGTGGACACTCACACTAAATTAACTACATCCCCCGCTGGAATGCAGCCGTTTAAAG GAAACGATGGTGATGTGTGTCTCAGATCTAGTGACTGTGCACCAGGACTGTGCTGTGCACGCCATTTTTGGTCCAAGATCTGCAAACCTGTCCTTGAGGAAGGCCAAGTCTGTACGAAACATAGACGAAAAGGATCTCACGGGCTGGAAATTTTCCAGCGTTGTCACTGTGGATCTGGTCTGTCATGCAAACTCCAAAAAGGAGAATTCACAACTGTCCCCAAAACTTCAAGACTTCACACGTGTCAGAGACACTGA